Proteins from one Cicer arietinum cultivar CDC Frontier isolate Library 1 chromosome 3, Cicar.CDCFrontier_v2.0, whole genome shotgun sequence genomic window:
- the LOC140919757 gene encoding uncharacterized protein yields MASVSGVGGSAGGSGGSDGSGGTGTAAIRGISKTSRGKKKVAKRVVNDPSLMPMPSIGTSGGAIPLYPEVPVEPYTLDEIMDPGCVDCYNRIVIIPEGDGYLPFKSSAKAIAEVIQEKYKKPWLSWGEIKEDKTPQIREVDQFLHCFKLWEKDKVVCCEMKKLHLSISLFGLEELFEEAQKKMKIWTG; encoded by the exons atggcttcagtgtcgggagtaggaggatctgcaggaggatcaggaggttcggatggatcgggaggaacaggaacggcggcaatacgaggaatatccaaaacatcacgtggtaagaaaaaagttgctaaacgtgttgttaatgacccatctctcatgccgatgccgtccattggtactagtggtggagctattcctctatatccggaggtcccagtagagccttataccttagacgaaataatggatcccggatgtgttgattgctacaaccgcattgtcatcattccagaaggagatgg atatcttccttttaaatcatctgcaaaggcaattgctgaagtcatacaagagaaatataaaaaaccatggttgtcttggggtgagataaaagaggataagacacctcaaattagggaagttgatcagtttttacattgtttcaaa TTGTGGGAGAAGGATAAGGTGGTTTGTTGTGAGATGAAAAAACTTCATTTATCAATCTCCCTTTTTGGTTTGGAGGAGTTATTTGAGGAGGctcagaagaaaatgaagatttgGACAGGGTGA